A DNA window from Amycolatopsis sp. DSM 110486 contains the following coding sequences:
- a CDS encoding TetR/AcrR family transcriptional regulator — MRRTQQERSDSTRAALVGAARELFGTRGYHDVPAEEITRTAGVTRGALYHHFGDKLGLFRAVVEEVERELTAEVSAVMTASADPLVGMTTALGTFLEACLRPEVQRISLADAPAVLGWDVWREIEGEYGLGLLVSALTSAHAAGLIVDMPIRTLAQLILSAVMEAARMIASASDQAAVLAETQVVFAGWLGSLLRPDHR, encoded by the coding sequence GTGAGACGCACTCAGCAGGAACGTTCCGACAGCACGCGCGCGGCCCTCGTCGGCGCCGCCCGCGAGCTCTTCGGCACGCGCGGCTACCACGACGTGCCGGCCGAAGAGATCACCCGCACGGCCGGCGTCACCCGCGGCGCGCTCTACCACCACTTCGGCGACAAGCTGGGCCTGTTCCGCGCCGTGGTGGAAGAGGTGGAACGCGAACTGACGGCCGAGGTCTCCGCGGTGATGACAGCGTCTGCCGATCCCCTGGTCGGCATGACCACGGCGCTGGGGACGTTCCTGGAGGCCTGCCTCCGGCCGGAGGTCCAGCGCATCTCCCTGGCAGACGCCCCCGCGGTGCTCGGCTGGGACGTCTGGCGCGAGATCGAGGGCGAGTACGGGCTGGGGTTGCTGGTGTCGGCCCTGACTTCGGCACATGCGGCGGGGTTGATCGTGGACATGCCTATTCGCACTCTGGCGCAGCTGATTTTGAGCGCGGTGATGGAGGCGGCGCGGATGATCGCTTCGGCTTCGGATCAGGCTGCCGTGTTGGCTGAGACGCAGGTGGTTTTCGCGGGTTGGCTGGGTTCCTTGCTGCGGCCCGATCACCGGTAG